One segment of Candidatus Rokuibacteriota bacterium DNA contains the following:
- a CDS encoding DUF169 domain-containing protein yields the protein MTTETYDWDAIISGLNQYLRLRSIPIGMKLFESAADMEAIPKIRRPKVKHTTDQIVAQARQLGWTVGITMEDLVGAQCGAVIGLHPQNEEWLSGHRMAGVWFKTQEDASLHQHAMDCVPFGRYSAMAVAPLASGRLDPPDICLLYGTPGQMIFMINGLQWSGYKKMSFTSVGESACADSWGKALKTGEPALTIPCYAERRYGGVADDELLMALPPRYLPKMVDGLAALSKNGLRYPVPPYGIQGDAGAGLAVSYSDKDKKS from the coding sequence GTGACCACTGAGACCTACGACTGGGACGCGATCATCAGCGGGTTGAACCAGTATCTCCGGCTGCGCAGCATCCCGATCGGCATGAAGCTCTTCGAGAGCGCCGCCGACATGGAGGCGATCCCCAAGATCAGGCGGCCGAAGGTCAAGCACACGACGGACCAGATCGTCGCGCAGGCGCGCCAGCTCGGCTGGACCGTGGGCATCACCATGGAGGACCTGGTCGGCGCGCAGTGCGGCGCTGTGATCGGGCTCCATCCCCAGAATGAGGAATGGCTCTCGGGGCATCGCATGGCCGGCGTGTGGTTCAAGACGCAGGAGGACGCGAGCCTGCACCAGCACGCGATGGACTGCGTGCCGTTCGGCCGCTACAGCGCGATGGCGGTGGCGCCGCTCGCGTCGGGCAGGCTCGACCCGCCCGACATCTGCCTGCTGTACGGCACGCCGGGACAGATGATCTTCATGATCAACGGGCTTCAGTGGTCGGGCTACAAGAAGATGTCCTTCACGTCGGTGGGCGAATCGGCCTGCGCCGACTCGTGGGGCAAGGCGCTCAAGACCGGCGAGCCCGCGCTGACGATTCCCTGCTACGCCGAGCGGCGCTACGGCGGAGTGGCCGACGATGAGCTCTTGATGGCGCTGCCGCCGCGCTACCTGCCGAAGATGGTCGACGGCTTGGCGGCGCTGTCGAAGAACGGGCTCCGCTATCCGGTCCCGCCCTACGGCATCCAGGGCGACGCCGGGGCGGGACTGGCCGTCAGCTACTCCGACAAAGACAAGAAGTCCTAG